From the Mangifera indica cultivar Alphonso chromosome 10, CATAS_Mindica_2.1, whole genome shotgun sequence genome, one window contains:
- the LOC123226935 gene encoding uncharacterized protein At1g65710-like yields the protein MGSCFSKKRDSSSPSSVAVSTVKPEPVDANKSQKGEQVIPQQETTKKEKGEERLVRKEIFVIKHRNSHEKRPLPHQNEGVDEEGEIGNNNNNVVDAILIQCGRLSRSNSSSARKYSGSRRSYDFDHTETSDGVVEKKSSEDEDQVRQHRQSHRHRSSSQGRRRTPSRERERDQQHQQHQRSSGKRVSRSPGRRNENDSSNTTSTAKPGKVVAVPATVNVVERSNNNVHGRGAVEPIKRISVRRNVGSPRSQSPARAGNPNVNVSNDSQQHPSLTRNSSRKAENSPYKRNPLIDIDSNNNRLQILSQAPVKPNVEIAAQVTNHKASGTDKEEPKALAPTTNNFTLPQTLTKSRSSRRSRDLDLNPETLLNPTPSYTALLLEDIQNFHQNNGTPSFSLPPCVAKACSILEAVADLGSTTSSSLSCAFSDNPSNLSFVGKKLTEGKDPFAESEVLARDNLTEPSFHKFLTLRRGGTLGRVDLGEQESSGSNSYVVGGVKHNWNFSSSLWEPNSADSTGCWTSMKDNLSSETRKGFSGKKTDTNFQKGGIWRNRAAASRSLHTVSIVSAAASS from the exons ATGGGTAGCTGTTTCAGCAAGAAGAGAGACTCTTCTTCTCCGTCTTCGGTAGCTGTTTCCACGGTGAAGCCGGAGCCGGTAGATGCAAACAAGTCTCAGAAGGGAGAACAAGTGATACCGCAACAAGAAACAACCAAGAaggaaaaaggagaagaaaggtTAGTGAGGAAGGAAATATTTGTGATAAAGCATAGAAACAGCCATGAAAAACGCCCTCTTCCTCATCAGAATGAAGGTGTTGATGAGGAGGGGGAAATTggaaataacaataacaatgtGGTAGATGCCATTCTCATACAGTGTGGAAGGCTTAGCCGAAGCAACTCCTCTTCTGCCCGAAAGTACTCTGGTTCTAGGAGAAGTTATGATTTTGATCACACTGAAACTAGCGATGGTGTAGTTGAGAAGAAAAGCAGTGAGGATGAAGATCAAGTGCGGCAGCACAGACAAAGCCATCGCCACCGCTCTTCTTCTCAAGGAAGGAGGAGGACCCCCagtagagaaagagaaagagatcaACAACATCAACAGCACCAACGTTCTAGTGGAAAAAGAGTGAGCCGATCGCCTGGTAGAAGAAATGAAAACGACTCTAGTAATACTACTAGCACTGCAAAGCCTGGAAAAGTGGTTGCAGTTCCTGCTACTGTGAATGTGGTTGAAAGAAGCAACAATAATGTTCATGGCAGAGGTGCTGTAGAGCCAATTAAAAGGATCTCTGTTAGGAGAAATGTTGGGTCGCCCCGTTCACAGTCCCCAGCCAGAGCTGGAAATCCTAATGTTAATGTCTCCAATGATAGTCAGCAACACCCCTCTCTTACTCGAAATTCTTCAAGGAAAGCTGAGAATTCTCCTTACAAAAGAAACCCTTTGATTGACATCGACTCCAACAACAACCGACTTCAAATTCTCTCTCAG GCTCCAGTGAAGCCAAATGTTGAAATTGCAGCTCAGGTGACTAATCATAAAGCCAGCGGCACAGACAAGGAAGAGCCTAAAGCTCTGGCACCAACAACAAACAACTTCACTCTACCCCAAACTTTAACAAAGAGTAGATCTTCAAGGCGATCTAGAGACCTAGATCTTAATCCGGAAACATTGTTGAATCCTACACCATCATATACAGCATTATTACTGGAAGACATACAAAATTTTCACCAGAATAACGGTACTCCTTCATTCTCACTTCCACCCTGTGTAGCTAAGGCCTGCTCCATCCTTGAAGCCGTTGCTGACCTCGGTTCCACCACAAGCTCCAGTTTATCTTGTGCATTTTCTGATAATCCCAGTAATCTTTCTTTTGTTGGAAAGAAATTGACAGAGGGTAAAGACCCTTTTGCAGAATCTGAGGTGCTTGCAAGAGATAATCTTACAGAGCCAAGCTTTCATAAGTTCCTGACTCTAAGGCGGGGTGGCACATTAGGAAGGGTAGATTTGGGTGAGCAGGAATCATCAGGCAGCAATAGCTATGTGGTTGGAGGAGTTAAACACAACTGgaatttttcttcctctttatgGGAACCTAATTCAGCTGACTCAACCGGCTGCTGGACCTCAATGAAGGACAACCTCTCCTCTGAAACCAGAAAGGGGTTCAGCGGTAAAAAGACAGACACTAATTTTCAAAAGGGTGGAATTTGGCGAAACAGAGCTGCAGCCAGTAGAAGTCTCCACACAGTTTCTATTGTTTCAGCTGCTGCTTCATCGTAA
- the LOC123226936 gene encoding solute carrier family 35 member F1-like isoform X2 has protein sequence MSFTSSLIADLGVDAPITQTTFNYFLLALIYGGILLYRRQRPLVAWYWYLILGFVDVQGNYLVNKAFQFSSITSVTLLDCFTIAWAIILTWFFLGTRYSIWQLFGAALCVLGLGLVLLSDAGVAGGGGSRPLLGDILVIAGTVFFAMSNVGEEFFVKKKDRVEVVCMIGIYGLLVSVIQLSILELKSLESVKWSTDIILGLLGYTISGLMFYSLSPFVLKLSGAAMFNLSLLTSDMWAVVIRIFIYQQQVDWLYFLAFAVVAVGLVIYSTTGKDPAPIPALENGSLSVQYQMLDGEDVASRDESSG, from the exons ATGAGTTTTACTTCTTCTCTAATTGCAGATCTTG GAGTCGATGCCCCTATTACTCAGACAACCTTCAATTATTTCCTCTTAGCTTTGATTTATGGTGGTATATTGCTTTATAGACGTCAAAGGCCACTG GTTGCTTGGTATTGGTATCTAATCTTAGGCTTTGTTGATGTTCAAGGAAATTATCTTG TTAATAAAGCATTCCAGTTCTCATCCATTACCAGTGTGACACTGTTGGACTGCTTTACAATAGCATGGGCCATAATCCTCACTTGGTTCTTCCTTGGCACGCGATATTCTATATGGCAGTTATTTGGTGCAGCCCTCTGTGTGCTGGGCCTTGGCTTGGTTCTGCTTTCTGATGCTGGGGTGGCTGGTGGag GTGGTTCAAGACCTCTCCTTGGTGATATTCTTGTCATTGCTGGGACAGTCTTCTTTGCCATGAGCAATGTTGGTGAG GAAttttttgtgaagaaaaaggaTCGTGTTGAAGTTGTCTGCATGATCGGTATTTATGGACTGCTAGTGAGTGTGATTCAGCT atcaattttggagctTAAGAGTCTAGAATCGGTCAAGTGGTCAACAGATATT ATATTGGGTCTTCTGGGCTATACAATCTCAGGCCTCATGTTCTACTCACTTTCTCCTTTTGTTTTGAAG TTGAGTGGAGCTGCAATGTTCAACCTCTCATTGCTAACTTCTGATATGTGGGCAGTTGTCATTCGTATATTTATCTACCAGCAACAG GTCGATTGGCTGTACTTTCTTGCTTTTGCTGTTGTGGCTGTTGGACTTGTCATATATTCAACAAC TGGAAAGGATCCTGCTCCTATACCAGCTCTCGAAAATGGAAGCCTCAGTGTGCAATATCAGATGCTTGATGGTGAAGATGTGGCATCAAGAGATGAATCATCAGGATAG
- the LOC123226936 gene encoding solute carrier family 35 member F1-like isoform X1, which produces MNWASITTWLRSQLTLKTLYLLLLGQLVSFVLAFMSFTSSLIADLGVDAPITQTTFNYFLLALIYGGILLYRRQRPLVAWYWYLILGFVDVQGNYLVNKAFQFSSITSVTLLDCFTIAWAIILTWFFLGTRYSIWQLFGAALCVLGLGLVLLSDAGVAGGGGSRPLLGDILVIAGTVFFAMSNVGEEFFVKKKDRVEVVCMIGIYGLLVSVIQLSILELKSLESVKWSTDIILGLLGYTISGLMFYSLSPFVLKLSGAAMFNLSLLTSDMWAVVIRIFIYQQQVDWLYFLAFAVVAVGLVIYSTTGKDPAPIPALENGSLSVQYQMLDGEDVASRDESSG; this is translated from the exons ATGAACTGGGCTTCCATTACCACCTGGTTGAGAAGCCAGTTAACCTTGAAAACATTGTACCTTCTGCTTCTGGGTCAGCTCGTTTCTTTTGTTCTTGCATTTATGAGTTTTACTTCTTCTCTAATTGCAGATCTTG GAGTCGATGCCCCTATTACTCAGACAACCTTCAATTATTTCCTCTTAGCTTTGATTTATGGTGGTATATTGCTTTATAGACGTCAAAGGCCACTG GTTGCTTGGTATTGGTATCTAATCTTAGGCTTTGTTGATGTTCAAGGAAATTATCTTG TTAATAAAGCATTCCAGTTCTCATCCATTACCAGTGTGACACTGTTGGACTGCTTTACAATAGCATGGGCCATAATCCTCACTTGGTTCTTCCTTGGCACGCGATATTCTATATGGCAGTTATTTGGTGCAGCCCTCTGTGTGCTGGGCCTTGGCTTGGTTCTGCTTTCTGATGCTGGGGTGGCTGGTGGag GTGGTTCAAGACCTCTCCTTGGTGATATTCTTGTCATTGCTGGGACAGTCTTCTTTGCCATGAGCAATGTTGGTGAG GAAttttttgtgaagaaaaaggaTCGTGTTGAAGTTGTCTGCATGATCGGTATTTATGGACTGCTAGTGAGTGTGATTCAGCT atcaattttggagctTAAGAGTCTAGAATCGGTCAAGTGGTCAACAGATATT ATATTGGGTCTTCTGGGCTATACAATCTCAGGCCTCATGTTCTACTCACTTTCTCCTTTTGTTTTGAAG TTGAGTGGAGCTGCAATGTTCAACCTCTCATTGCTAACTTCTGATATGTGGGCAGTTGTCATTCGTATATTTATCTACCAGCAACAG GTCGATTGGCTGTACTTTCTTGCTTTTGCTGTTGTGGCTGTTGGACTTGTCATATATTCAACAAC TGGAAAGGATCCTGCTCCTATACCAGCTCTCGAAAATGGAAGCCTCAGTGTGCAATATCAGATGCTTGATGGTGAAGATGTGGCATCAAGAGATGAATCATCAGGATAG
- the LOC123227851 gene encoding uncharacterized protein LOC123227851: MASSTRCFLFGLTIFLGILAISTTARPCKTIFISSYYLSFNPQNPNPNPNSNTAGFVTVFTHVRQFKDSPHRPLVFLDPSVFPTVDEEPQIQGPRRRVVPLGYDFSSLRDRTKDILSVVFALLFGVGCGSLTAVAMYLMWTLFTRRNSFEEFSDSDEDDLSSKMGYEKIPAKEAA, translated from the coding sequence ATGGCTTCATCTACTCGATGCTTCCTATTTGGGCTCACAATTTTCTTAGGAATTCTTGCAATTTCAACCACAGCAAGGCCTTGCAAGACTATATTCATCTCGTCTTACTATCTTTCCTTCAATCCCCAGAACCCTAACCCGAACCCCAACTCTAATACCGCCGGATTCGTCACCGTTTTTACCCATGTTCGCCAATTCAAGGATTCTCCACATAGGCCCTTAGTCTTTCTCGATCCTTCGGTTTTCCCCACAGTAGATGAGGAACCTCAGATCCAAGGGCCACGGCGCCGCGTTGTACCTTTGGGTTACGACTTCTCCTCTCTGCGCGATCGCACTAAGGATATTTTGAGTGTTGTTTTCGCTTTGCTTTTCGGTGTTGGATGCGGTTCTCTTACTGCTGTTGCTATGTACTTGATGTGGACCCTATTTACCCGCCGTAATTCCTTTGAAGAATTCAGTGATTCTGATGAGGATGATCTTAGCTCTAAGATGGGATACGAGAAGATTCCAGCTAAGGAAGCAGCGtga